The following are from one region of the Methanobacterium sp. genome:
- the gatD gene encoding Glu-tRNA(Gln) amidotransferase subunit GatD, producing MSYHGLAKNFLESQGISIGDIISIKKEGIEYKGMLLDRVEDADEFHIVLKLDNGYNIGVAIDKAEINLINKGKRSKIDHSPMDMQKDPKLMNISIISTGGTVASLIDYKTGAVHPAFTADDLLRATPELMDEANIQGKAIMNILSENMKPENWVQSARSVVDEINNGADGVVVAHGTDTMHYTSAALSFMIDSTVPIIITGAQRSSDRPSSDAFFNLMSSVVAAKSDIAEVMICMHATESDNKAHLHRGTKVRKMHTSRRDTFTSINSNPLAQVQDGKIKIIDTNYPYRKRNQTSLTLNDSFEPKVAFIKSYPGITSELIDYHIDKGYKGMLLEGTGLGHCPDHLLPPIRRAVDEGVHVVMSSQCLYGRTNLNVYSTGRKLLSAGVIPVGDMLPETAYVKLAWVLGQSVNKEEVKNMMLTNLKGEFEVKSSSKYFSRDYGE from the coding sequence ATGAGTTATCATGGATTAGCTAAAAATTTTTTAGAATCACAGGGAATATCAATTGGAGACATTATATCCATAAAAAAAGAGGGCATAGAATATAAGGGTATGTTATTAGACCGAGTAGAAGATGCTGATGAATTCCATATTGTGTTAAAGTTAGATAATGGATATAATATTGGTGTTGCCATAGATAAAGCTGAAATAAATCTTATAAACAAAGGAAAACGGTCAAAAATTGATCATTCTCCAATGGATATGCAGAAAGATCCAAAACTGATGAATATATCCATTATATCCACAGGAGGTACCGTTGCATCTCTTATTGACTATAAAACAGGAGCGGTACATCCTGCATTCACTGCTGATGATCTTCTTAGAGCCACTCCGGAGCTTATGGATGAAGCTAACATTCAGGGAAAGGCGATCATGAACATATTAAGCGAGAATATGAAACCGGAAAATTGGGTTCAATCAGCCCGATCAGTGGTAGATGAGATAAATAATGGTGCTGATGGAGTAGTAGTAGCTCATGGAACTGATACAATGCACTACACATCGGCTGCACTTAGTTTCATGATTGATTCTACAGTTCCAATTATTATTACCGGTGCTCAAAGAAGTTCCGACCGACCATCATCTGACGCATTTTTTAATCTCATGAGTTCAGTCGTTGCTGCTAAATCTGATATTGCAGAGGTAATGATCTGCATGCACGCCACTGAAAGCGACAACAAAGCCCATTTACATCGTGGAACAAAAGTTCGCAAGATGCACACTAGTCGTCGTGACACCTTCACCAGTATTAACAGCAATCCACTAGCACAAGTGCAAGATGGGAAGATAAAAATCATTGACACAAATTATCCATACCGAAAACGAAACCAAACATCATTAACGTTAAATGACTCATTTGAACCAAAAGTCGCATTCATAAAGAGTTATCCAGGCATTACTAGTGAATTAATTGATTATCATATTGATAAAGGATACAAAGGAATGTTGTTAGAGGGAACTGGTTTGGGGCACTGTCCAGATCATCTCCTCCCCCCCATTAGGAGAGCGGTGGATGAAGGAGTACATGTTGTTATGTCATCTCAGTGTTTATACGGTCGAACCAACTTGAATGTGTACAGTACTGGGCGCAAACTTCTATCTGCTGGAGTAATACCTGTTGGTGATATGTTACCTGAGACAGCCTACGTAAAACTAGCATGGGTTTTAGGACAATCTGTAAATAAGGAAGAAGTCAAAAACATGATGTTAACTAACCTTAAAGGGGAATTCGAAGTTAAATCATCCTCAAAATACTTCTCAAGGGATTATGGGGAATAG
- a CDS encoding DUF2769 domain-containing protein encodes MDKFEEKLQVFARKGLSEEEVEKKILDEMGDECICPDCPMFNQCAKEKYEGLYCILGKSECTLEEDECICPDCEVVEDLDLKYDLYCIKGSEKELRE; translated from the coding sequence ATGGACAAATTTGAGGAAAAATTACAAGTTTTTGCAAGGAAAGGTCTGTCGGAAGAAGAAGTTGAAAAGAAAATTTTAGATGAAATGGGAGACGAATGCATTTGTCCAGATTGCCCAATGTTCAACCAGTGTGCCAAAGAAAAGTATGAGGGACTTTACTGTATTTTAGGCAAATCAGAATGTACTCTAGAAGAGGATGAATGCATATGTCCTGATTGTGAAGTTGTGGAAGATTTAGATCTTAAATATGATCTTTACTGTATCAAAGGATCTGAAAAAGAATTAAGGGAATAA
- the xth gene encoding exodeoxyribonuclease III → MKKLRILSWNVNGIRAVHRKGFLQWFMKDKPDILCIQETKAHRKQFPSDIRSINGYQTYISEAERKGYSGVATFTNKKPEKVRNGWGIPKFDREGRTLITDYGDFVLFNIYFPNGKMSEERLQYKLDFYDSFLEYADTLKDDGRNIIVCGDVNTAHKEIDLARPKENKKVSGFLPIEREWIDRFLSHGYVDTFREFNHEPDNYTWWSYRTRARDRNVGWRLDYFFVNQEFMERVENSYILSEVMGSDHCPVGIDLKLDD, encoded by the coding sequence ATGAAAAAATTAAGAATATTATCATGGAACGTAAATGGGATCAGGGCTGTGCATAGAAAAGGGTTCTTGCAATGGTTTATGAAAGATAAACCTGATATTTTATGCATTCAAGAGACTAAAGCACATCGTAAACAGTTTCCATCAGATATTAGGAGCATTAATGGTTATCAGACATATATTTCAGAGGCAGAACGAAAGGGGTACAGTGGTGTGGCAACGTTTACTAATAAAAAGCCCGAAAAAGTTCGAAATGGGTGGGGGATACCCAAATTTGATCGTGAAGGTCGAACTTTAATCACTGATTATGGGGATTTTGTACTATTCAATATTTATTTTCCCAACGGAAAAATGTCCGAAGAGAGACTTCAATACAAATTAGACTTTTATGATTCATTTTTAGAATATGCAGACACACTCAAAGATGACGGGCGTAATATAATAGTTTGCGGTGATGTCAACACAGCTCACAAAGAAATTGACTTAGCAAGACCCAAGGAAAATAAGAAAGTCTCTGGTTTTTTACCTATTGAAAGGGAATGGATTGATCGCTTTTTAAGTCATGGTTATGTGGACACATTCCGGGAATTTAACCATGAACCTGATAATTACACTTGGTGGAGTTATCGTACACGGGCAAGAGATCGAAATGTTGGATGGAGATTGGACTACTTCTTCGTGAACCAAGAATTCATGGAACGTGTAGAAAATTCATACATTTTGTCTGAAGTCATGGGTTCTGATCACTGTCCTGTGGGAATAGACTTAAAATTAGATGATTAA
- a CDS encoding 2-oxoacid ferredoxin oxidoreductase (catalyzes the coenzyme A-dependent decarboxylation of 2-oxoacids, such as pyruvate and 2-oxoglutarate) yields the protein MKLKDFNMPHADVAWCPGCGNFSILRSLKKALADLEIPPENLVFVSGIGQAGKLPHYIRGNVFNGLHGRSLSPATGIKAVNPELTVIDISGDGCMYGEGGNHFMHTIRRNPDITNLVHNNMVYGLTKGQASPTSQKDFNTPLQVQGVFLEPFNPLGVAIALDASFVARAYSEDRKQTIEIFKSAIKHKGYALVDIFQPCVTFNRVNTKNWFREHTYYLEDDHDPLDRSMAFNRAIETGEYPLGVFYMNPNKKTFEKNLNVYSKKKTPLFQRTIDINQIKALIDSKR from the coding sequence ATGAAACTGAAAGATTTTAACATGCCTCATGCAGATGTGGCATGGTGTCCGGGGTGTGGTAATTTTTCTATATTACGCAGCCTCAAGAAAGCACTTGCTGATCTTGAAATTCCACCTGAGAATTTGGTTTTTGTATCAGGAATAGGGCAAGCTGGCAAACTCCCACATTATATCCGAGGTAATGTATTCAATGGATTGCATGGAAGGTCATTATCTCCTGCTACGGGAATAAAAGCAGTTAACCCTGAATTAACAGTCATTGATATTAGTGGAGATGGATGTATGTATGGAGAAGGTGGAAATCACTTCATGCACACCATAAGGCGCAACCCCGATATCACTAACTTAGTTCATAATAACATGGTATATGGTCTCACCAAGGGACAAGCATCGCCAACAAGCCAAAAAGATTTTAACACGCCTTTACAAGTTCAAGGAGTATTTTTAGAGCCATTTAATCCATTAGGGGTAGCTATTGCTCTTGATGCGTCATTTGTGGCCAGGGCTTACAGTGAAGACCGTAAACAAACCATTGAAATTTTTAAATCGGCCATAAAACATAAAGGATACGCACTGGTGGACATATTTCAGCCATGTGTCACCTTCAATCGGGTGAATACAAAAAACTGGTTTAGGGAACATACTTATTACTTGGAGGATGATCACGATCCTCTAGACAGATCCATGGCATTCAACCGAGCTATTGAAACTGGAGAATATCCTTTAGGAGTTTTTTACATGAACCCCAATAAAAAAACATTTGAAAAGAATTTAAACGTTTACTCAAAGAAAAAAACACCATTATTCCAAAGAACAATTGATATAAATCAAATCAAAGCTCTAATAGACAGTAAAAGATGA
- a CDS encoding 2-oxoacid:acceptor oxidoreductase subunit alpha, translating into MTFLSKKDNVSVVICGEAGQGIQTVETILVQALKRSGYHIFSTKEYMSRVRGGYNSTQIRVSSHRVSSYVNRIDILFVLSSGAIKHLEDKISPDTFIIGDPEHFKSIKENNTQEFQHRDHPGVNEQYHFLEIPLIQTAQEMGGLIFANVVAAGILSCILNVPKKMFNRIIHDIFARKGDEILQKDLKAGKKGYDLGRELMDSESGKIQLSLSVNSKIKDELLINGTDAVGFGCLAGNCKFMSSYPMTPSTPLQEFLAAHSHDFELVYEQAEDEIAAINMAVGASYAGARSIVATSGSGFALMEEGVGLAGMIETPVVIYIGQRPGPAVGLPTRTSQEDLNLALYSGTGEFPKIIFAPGKLEDAFTLTQKAFNLAEKYQIPVFILSDQYFADCYYNIPSLPVDDIKNENHLIKTPPEYKRYLITHDGITPRGIPGYGEGLVVVDSDEHDEEGHLTEDLVIRKKMVDKRLKKMENMKNDVIPPDLEGPTNYNNLVIGWGSTYWPIMEALENIRTTHPDYKISFLHFKQIYPFHRSVSGYLEKADDVIIFENNAQGQMANLIKLETGFEIQEKILKYDGMPFSVEEVEEKIKKFMGISINNNGDRGVL; encoded by the coding sequence ATGACTTTTTTATCCAAAAAAGATAATGTTTCTGTGGTTATTTGTGGTGAAGCAGGTCAGGGAATTCAGACTGTAGAGACAATCTTGGTTCAAGCTCTTAAACGTAGTGGTTACCATATTTTTTCTACCAAGGAGTATATGTCGAGGGTTAGAGGTGGTTACAATTCTACACAGATAAGAGTTTCCTCTCACAGAGTTTCTTCATATGTTAATAGAATCGACATACTTTTTGTGCTAAGTTCAGGTGCTATAAAACATCTTGAAGATAAAATATCTCCAGATACATTCATAATCGGAGATCCAGAACACTTTAAATCTATAAAAGAGAACAATACCCAAGAATTTCAACATAGGGATCATCCAGGAGTTAATGAACAGTATCATTTTTTGGAGATTCCCCTAATACAAACTGCTCAAGAAATGGGGGGCCTAATATTTGCTAATGTTGTTGCGGCAGGTATCTTATCTTGTATTTTAAACGTTCCTAAAAAGATGTTTAATAGGATCATCCATGATATTTTCGCACGCAAAGGTGATGAGATACTTCAAAAGGATTTAAAGGCAGGAAAAAAAGGTTATGATCTTGGCAGGGAATTAATGGATTCTGAATCAGGAAAAATTCAATTATCACTTTCTGTGAACTCAAAAATAAAAGATGAATTGTTGATAAATGGTACTGATGCTGTAGGGTTTGGGTGTCTGGCTGGAAATTGTAAATTCATGTCATCATATCCTATGACTCCATCCACACCTTTACAGGAATTTTTGGCAGCCCATTCTCATGATTTTGAACTCGTATATGAACAAGCAGAAGACGAAATTGCAGCTATTAATATGGCTGTAGGCGCATCATATGCAGGCGCTCGAAGCATTGTAGCCACCTCGGGAAGTGGATTTGCTCTTATGGAAGAAGGAGTGGGCTTGGCAGGGATGATAGAAACTCCTGTTGTTATTTATATAGGTCAAAGGCCGGGCCCAGCAGTGGGACTTCCCACCCGCACCAGTCAGGAAGATTTAAACTTGGCATTATATTCAGGAACAGGAGAGTTTCCCAAGATCATATTTGCACCAGGAAAACTGGAAGACGCATTTACATTAACCCAGAAAGCATTTAACTTGGCTGAAAAATATCAAATCCCAGTATTTATCCTTTCAGATCAGTACTTCGCTGATTGCTATTATAACATACCCTCACTACCTGTTGATGATATTAAGAATGAAAATCATCTTATTAAAACACCTCCAGAATACAAAAGATACCTAATAACTCATGATGGAATAACTCCTAGGGGAATACCTGGATATGGGGAAGGACTGGTGGTTGTTGATTCTGATGAACATGATGAAGAAGGACATCTAACTGAAGACTTGGTTATAAGGAAGAAGATGGTTGATAAAAGATTGAAAAAAATGGAAAATATGAAGAATGATGTCATTCCGCCTGATTTAGAAGGACCAACTAATTACAACAATCTTGTTATTGGCTGGGGCTCCACCTACTGGCCCATAATGGAGGCTTTAGAAAACATCAGAACAACACATCCTGATTATAAGATCAGCTTCCTTCATTTTAAACAAATTTATCCTTTCCACAGAAGTGTTTCAGGATATTTGGAAAAGGCAGATGACGTGATCATATTCGAAAATAATGCCCAAGGACAAATGGCTAACCTCATTAAGCTTGAAACTGGTTTTGAAATACAAGAAAAGATTCTTAAATATGATGGTATGCCATTTTCTGTAGAGGAAGTGGAAGAAAAGATTAAAAAATTCATGGGTATTAGTATTAATAATAATGGGGATAGGGGGGTGTTATAA
- a CDS encoding ketoisovalerate oxidoreductase gives MSGHGKTQKNGLYYETTVEEKIIQKPKSILKEYPRKGGSAPTATHYCPGCGHGILHKLIGEAIDDLGIQNRTVMASPVGCAVFAYYYFDCGHVQVAHGRAPAVGTGLSRAEEDAVVILYQGDGDLASIGLNETIQAANRGEKMAVFFVNNTVYGMTGGQMAPTTLVGEVTVTCQSGRDPRYTGYPLHMSELLDNLDAPVFIERVAVSDPKNIRKAKIAVKKALEVQKNGKGYAFVEVLSPCPTNLRMDAQGCEDFVNQEMSKEFPIRNFRDRRKDAKPLCRASSDFSQEALDNIFEVKKDTSWEARDDPSFARKVVRIAGFGGQGVLSMGLTLAQAACNDQRHVSWYPAYGPEQRGGTSDCTVVISGETIGSPVIQISDILVALNRPALEKFATKVKKDGLILFDKRISRFKDVEGFVPKGLRAIAVPARKLAKAHGVPRAANTVMLGVLMAMGVTNLPENVFKEAIKHTFHKKPKLINVNLEILETGVQWAQENLEL, from the coding sequence ATGTCAGGACACGGAAAAACCCAGAAAAATGGCCTTTACTATGAGACAACAGTGGAAGAAAAGATTATCCAGAAACCCAAATCCATCCTTAAGGAATATCCACGTAAAGGGGGTAGTGCACCTACGGCTACTCATTACTGTCCTGGTTGTGGCCATGGTATACTTCATAAACTCATAGGGGAGGCTATTGATGATTTAGGAATTCAGAACCGCACAGTAATGGCCAGTCCAGTTGGATGCGCAGTTTTCGCCTACTATTACTTTGACTGTGGTCATGTACAAGTGGCCCATGGTCGTGCCCCAGCAGTGGGAACAGGCCTATCACGTGCTGAAGAAGATGCAGTGGTGATACTTTACCAGGGAGATGGAGATTTAGCGTCTATAGGATTAAATGAAACTATTCAAGCTGCAAACCGTGGGGAAAAGATGGCCGTATTTTTCGTAAACAACACAGTTTACGGTATGACTGGAGGGCAAATGGCACCCACCACCCTAGTGGGAGAAGTCACTGTAACTTGTCAAAGTGGTAGAGATCCCCGCTACACTGGTTACCCTTTGCACATGTCTGAATTACTGGACAATCTGGATGCACCTGTTTTTATTGAGAGAGTAGCTGTTTCAGATCCCAAAAATATTCGAAAAGCTAAAATAGCGGTTAAGAAAGCCCTTGAAGTGCAAAAAAATGGTAAAGGATATGCTTTTGTGGAAGTACTTTCACCATGTCCAACTAACCTTAGAATGGATGCTCAAGGATGCGAAGATTTTGTCAATCAAGAAATGAGTAAAGAATTCCCAATTAGAAATTTTAGGGACCGTAGAAAGGATGCTAAACCTCTCTGCAGGGCTAGCAGCGATTTTTCACAAGAAGCTCTGGACAACATCTTTGAAGTAAAGAAAGACACATCTTGGGAAGCTCGGGACGATCCGTCTTTCGCTCGAAAAGTGGTTAGGATTGCTGGTTTTGGAGGTCAAGGTGTTTTGAGCATGGGACTTACACTTGCTCAAGCTGCTTGTAATGATCAAAGGCATGTTTCTTGGTATCCTGCCTATGGGCCCGAACAACGAGGAGGAACTTCGGATTGTACTGTGGTAATTTCCGGAGAAACCATAGGTTCACCAGTAATACAAATTTCAGACATTCTTGTAGCTTTAAACAGGCCTGCACTTGAGAAATTTGCTACAAAAGTTAAAAAAGATGGATTAATTCTATTTGACAAGCGCATATCTCGTTTTAAGGATGTTGAAGGGTTTGTGCCCAAAGGTTTAAGGGCAATTGCAGTACCAGCCCGAAAATTGGCCAAGGCACATGGTGTGCCAAGAGCTGCAAACACTGTAATGTTAGGAGTGCTCATGGCGATGGGAGTGACCAACCTTCCGGAAAATGTTTTTAAAGAGGCTATTAAACATACTTTCCATAAAAAACCTAAACTGATAAACGTGAATCTAGAAATACTCGAAACAGGTGTTCAATGGGCTCAAGAGAACCTTGAACTATAA
- a CDS encoding 3-methyl-2-oxobutanoate dehydrogenase subunit VorB → MTIQLIKGNTAVIIGAMYAGCDCFFGYPITPASEVLHEASLYFPKVGRTFVQAESEEASINMVYGAAAAGHRVITASSGPGISLMQEGMSFLAGAELPCVIVDIMRAGPGLGNIGPEQSDYTQLVKGGGHGNYRNIVLAPNSVQEMCDFTMKAFHLADKYRNPTVVLADGVLGQMVERLNFPSKSIKPVFDESWAVRGNKNTRKNLVTSIFLDFDQLEDFNYRLQDKYLEIMENEVDFEEYMMDDAQIILVAYGISSRVARSAVDYVRKEGIRAGLFRPKTLFPFPSKKLNEIAIKTECKFLSVEMSNGQMKEDITLAIGCLRPVELVNRMGGNLIDQKTIIDKIHEMAGGI, encoded by the coding sequence ATGACTATCCAATTAATAAAAGGTAACACTGCTGTTATAATAGGTGCAATGTATGCTGGCTGTGATTGCTTCTTCGGATATCCCATAACTCCTGCTTCAGAAGTATTACACGAAGCCTCACTATACTTTCCCAAGGTGGGTCGCACATTTGTCCAAGCGGAATCAGAGGAAGCCTCTATTAACATGGTTTACGGAGCAGCTGCAGCAGGTCATAGGGTAATAACTGCATCTTCAGGTCCTGGAATCAGTCTTATGCAGGAAGGAATGTCATTTCTGGCCGGAGCAGAACTTCCCTGTGTTATTGTAGACATTATGCGTGCAGGTCCCGGTCTTGGGAATATTGGGCCAGAACAATCTGATTATACTCAATTAGTTAAAGGAGGAGGTCATGGAAACTACCGAAACATAGTACTAGCTCCTAATTCTGTGCAGGAGATGTGTGACTTTACTATGAAGGCATTCCATTTGGCTGATAAATACAGAAACCCTACAGTGGTCTTGGCGGATGGAGTGTTAGGACAAATGGTAGAAAGGCTTAATTTTCCATCTAAGTCTATCAAACCAGTATTTGATGAATCTTGGGCGGTTAGAGGCAACAAAAATACTAGGAAAAACTTGGTAACAAGTATTTTTCTTGATTTTGATCAATTAGAAGACTTTAACTATAGACTTCAGGATAAATACTTGGAAATAATGGAGAATGAAGTGGACTTTGAGGAATACATGATGGATGATGCTCAGATAATTTTAGTGGCCTATGGAATTAGCAGCCGCGTAGCCCGTTCAGCAGTGGATTATGTTAGAAAAGAGGGAATTCGGGCAGGATTATTCCGTCCCAAGACATTATTTCCATTTCCTTCAAAAAAACTCAATGAAATTGCTATTAAAACAGAATGCAAATTTTTATCAGTGGAAATGAGTAATGGTCAGATGAAAGAGGACATAACATTAGCAATAGGATGCCTTCGCCCGGTTGAACTGGTTAACAGGATGGGAGGAAACCTCATAGATCAAAAAACCATAATTGATAAAATACATGAAATGGCAGGGGGTATCTAA
- a CDS encoding ferredoxin family protein, protein MTRKKKEPYPVFNQLECKACERCIIACRQHVLKMSDEVNERGYHYAEYTGNGCNGCGDCYYTCPEPLAVEVHIPLRKKVKAKTNPRNKQR, encoded by the coding sequence ATGACTAGAAAAAAGAAAGAACCATATCCAGTTTTTAACCAACTGGAATGTAAGGCTTGTGAACGCTGTATAATAGCATGTCGTCAACATGTCCTTAAAATGAGTGATGAAGTAAATGAACGAGGTTATCACTACGCAGAATATACAGGTAATGGATGTAATGGCTGTGGGGACTGCTATTACACTTGTCCAGAGCCACTGGCGGTGGAAGTTCACATACCCCTCAGAAAAAAAGTAAAGGCCAAAACTAATCCTAGAAATAAACAAAGGTGA